A stretch of the Panicum virgatum strain AP13 chromosome 9N, P.virgatum_v5, whole genome shotgun sequence genome encodes the following:
- the LOC120689232 gene encoding peroxidase 2-like, with translation MAASLRIAVAVTCALVLASACQGQGLEVGYYKKSCPGVERIVRAEVRKFVYKNAGIGAGLIRLLFHDCFVQGCDGSVLLDPTPANPQPEKLSPPNFPSLRGFEAIDAAKDAVENACPGTVSCADIVAFAARDAAYFLSRFYVKIDMPAGRLDGRVSNASEALDNLPPPFFNVTELVDTFAAKGLDAEDMVALSGAHTVGRAHCSSFVPDRLAGAPSDIDASFANLLRRRCPANPTPGNDPTVNQDFATPNALDNQYYKNVLAHKVLFTSDAALLTAPETAKMVRDNAYIPGWWEDKFKAAFVKMSRVEVKTGRQGEIRKNCRVVNHGHPHY, from the exons ATGGCTGCGTCGTTGAGGATCGCCGTGGCGGTGACATGCGCCTTGGTGCTGGCGTCGGCGTGCCAGGGCCAGGGCCTGGAGGTGGGCTACTACAAGAAGAGCTGCCCCGGCGTGGAGCGCATCGTCAGGGCCGAGGTGAGGAAGTTCGTCTACAAGAACGCCGGCATCGGCGCCGGCCTCATCCGCCTGCtcttccacgactgcttcgtcCAG GGATGTGACGGCTCCGTGCTCCTGGACCCGACGCCGGCGAACCCGCAGCCGGAGAAGCTGAGCCCGCCCAACTTCCCCAGCCTGCGCGGCTTCGAGGCGATCGACGCGGCCAAGGACGCCGTCGAGAATGCCTGCCCGGGCACGGTCTCCTGCGCGGACATCGTCGCCTTCgccgcccgcgacgccgcctACTTCCTCAGCCGCTTCTACGTGAAGATCGACatgcccgccggccgcctcgacgGGCGCGTCTCCAACGCTTCGGAGGCCCTCGACAACCTGCCGCCTCCGTTCTTCAACGTCACCGAGCTCGTGGACACCTTCGCCGCCAAGGGGCTCGACGCCGAGGACATGGTCGCGCTCTCCGGCGCGCACACCGTCGGCCGCGCCCACTGCTCGTCCTTCGTCCCCGACCGCCTCGCCGGAGCCCCCTCCGACATCGACGCCTCGTTTGCCAACTTGCTCAGGAGGCGGTGCCCCGCGAACCCGACCCCGGGCAACGACCCCACCGTGAACCAGGACTTCGCCACCCCCAACGCGCTCGACAACCAGTACTACAAGAACGTGCTGGCGCACAAGGTGCTCTTCACGTCCGACGCCGCGCTGCTCACCGCGCCGGAGACGGCCAAGATGGTGCGCGACAACGCCTACATCCCCGGGTGGTGGGAGGACAAGTTCAAAGCCGCCTTCGTCAAGATGTCCCGGGTGGAGGTGAAGACCGGCAGGCAGGGCGAGATCAGGAAGAACTGCAGGGTCGTCAACCATGGTCATCCTCACTACTGA
- the LOC120690706 gene encoding pyrrolidone-carboxylate peptidase-like — translation MGSEGPSPVTVHVTGFKRFHGVAENPTEKIVRNLRSFVEKRGLPKGLVLGSCTVLEAAGQGALGPLYELLESTVQDREYGTLNQEQVILLHFGANSGSLRFALENQAVNEATFRCPDELGWKPQRVPIMSSDGSILHARQTTLPVKEISKYLQQMGYDVTPSDDAGRFVCNYVYYHSLRFAEKHGIRSLFVHFPLFSAIDEEVQMQFVASLLEVLASLKSQ, via the exons ATGGGTTCCGAGGGGCCTTCTCCCGTCACCGTTCATGTGACCGGATTCAAGAGGTTCCATGGAGTTGCAGAAaacccgaccgagaaaatcGTGCGCAATCTCCGGTCCTTTGTGGAGAAGAGAGGGCTGCCCAAGGGACTTGTGCTTGGAAGCTGCACTGTCCTTGAGGCGGCCGGGCAGGGCGCACTAGGTCCACTGTATGAATTGTTGGAGTCAACTGTACAGGACCGGGAATATGGAACACTGAATCAAGAGCAAGTAATTCTG CTCCATTTTGGAGCCAACAGTGGTTCACTTAGGTTTGCTCTTGAGAATCAAGCTGTTAATGAAGCTACTTTCCGTTGCCCTGATGAGCTAGGATGGAAACCACAG AGGGTTCCTATCATGTCATCTGATGGAAGCATCTTGCATGCAAGACAG ACTACACTGCCAGTGAAGGAAATAAGCAAATATCTCCAACAAATGGGATACGATGTGACACCTTCAGATGACGCTGGTCGATTTGTGTGCAACTATGTCTATTACCACTCTCTTAGGTTTGCAGAGAAACATGGCATCAGGTCACTCTTCGTTCATTTCCCCCTCTTCTCGGCAATTGATGAGGAAGTTCAGATGCAATTTGTTGCTTCCCTTCTTGAAGTCCTCGCTTCCTTAAAATCACAGTAA